A portion of the Halogeometricum sp. S1BR25-6 genome contains these proteins:
- a CDS encoding DUF6789 family protein — translation MSQKQSPMSRPEADSEGQLLGVRQAALGAAAGLAGMAVMVPLLGVAWLLGAFELSAVAGLASIVGLGESFLLGAIIFVGGGMTTIPLLFASLAVFMPGESMGTKGAVFNAIVWTGFAVAFWSEQTGLTLALYLLLTLLAHVGYGYVLGTVYGRYATIPVYDV, via the coding sequence ATGTCTCAGAAACAGAGCCCGATGTCTCGGCCGGAGGCCGACTCGGAGGGACAACTCCTCGGCGTGAGACAGGCGGCGCTGGGAGCGGCGGCCGGACTCGCGGGGATGGCGGTGATGGTCCCGCTTCTCGGCGTCGCGTGGCTGCTCGGGGCGTTCGAACTCTCGGCCGTCGCCGGTCTGGCGAGCATCGTCGGACTCGGCGAGAGCTTCCTGCTCGGCGCGATAATCTTCGTCGGCGGCGGGATGACGACGATTCCGCTCCTGTTCGCCTCGCTGGCGGTGTTCATGCCGGGCGAGAGCATGGGGACGAAGGGCGCCGTCTTCAACGCCATCGTCTGGACCGGGTTCGCCGTCGCCTTCTGGTCCGAACAGACCGGTCTGACGCTCGCGCTGTACCTCCTGTTGACGCTCCTAGCGCACGTCGGCTACGGCTACGTCCTCGGCACCGTCTACGGCCGCTACGCGACTATCCCCGTCTACGACGTCTGA
- a CDS encoding tautomerase family protein gives MPLLQFDTTAEASAEERERFTAAVTDLYAEEMATTTGHVAVVIREHPPANLSLGRAEEGPLCFLSADIREGRSFERKRSFALAAMELAAERFSIPETNLKVSFTEHAGEELMGVDRVGGEWSPTEEDGE, from the coding sequence ATGCCGCTGCTCCAGTTCGACACGACGGCCGAGGCGAGCGCCGAGGAGCGAGAGCGGTTCACCGCGGCGGTGACCGACCTGTACGCCGAGGAGATGGCGACGACGACGGGCCACGTCGCCGTGGTGATACGCGAGCACCCCCCGGCGAACCTCTCTTTGGGCCGCGCCGAGGAGGGTCCGCTGTGCTTTCTGAGCGCCGACATCCGCGAGGGCCGGTCGTTCGAGCGCAAGCGGTCGTTCGCGCTGGCGGCGATGGAACTGGCGGCCGAGCGGTTCTCGATACCCGAGACGAACCTGAAGGTGTCGTTTACCGAGCACGCGGGGGAGGAACTGATGGGCGTCGACCGGGTGGGCGGGGAGTGGTCGCCGACCGAAGAGGACGGCGAGTGA